Proteins from a single region of Primulina tabacum isolate GXHZ01 chromosome 5, ASM2559414v2, whole genome shotgun sequence:
- the LOC142547786 gene encoding LOW QUALITY PROTEIN: protein ALWAYS EARLY 3-like (The sequence of the model RefSeq protein was modified relative to this genomic sequence to represent the inferred CDS: deleted 1 base in 1 codon), translating to MGPPRKSRSVNKSYSYINDISPSKDGDSSRRSNNRKRKLSGMLGSQWSQEELIRFYEAYRKYGKDWKKVSAAVRNRSFEMVEALYTMNRAYLSLPEGTASKAGLIAMMTDHYSNLAGSDSEQESNDGAGSSRKTQKRARGKVQPTMPKVTDENLFLDSQNVASNYGCLSLLKKKRTGGTRPRPVGKRTPRFPVSFSCENDIGEKYLSPTRQGLKIKANADDDEVAHEIAIALAEASQRGGSPQVSRTPSRRTESVMSSPIRSAQIKNSVAEMPDAKIWGEDMDEEDLEGSTEGDTGELFKHKHSMMETGSINTARQQERNLVGKKFEADGNNENNLEDIKEECSGTEEGLRLGEMKGKFDVEVTDGKIIRSSLPNQRKKSKKVLFKRENEGAAFDALKALADLSLMMPTANEDESIMPFKDEDGDHFDESGLLEARPANQQKEKRRSSGVRMKGYKPSLGVASSKTTKPGKVSVYNESSVPEEDQDISRLVTKSVRKKQRMQTSKIEKIDAYSDMHLSESSGIEAQDAGKKSASKSKKTSHSSSPNLMKISENSSGAVLRKEGSDSAQSAIQDPLDKQVNLATKVRSRRKMNLKKSQAQKDLKFCDKIQSDHSNTYLASFHDKANLKGKLSNCLVNSRLRRWCTCEWLYSAIDSPWFAKREFVEYLYHVGLGHVPRLTRAEWGVIRSSLGRPRRFSEQFLEEEKEKLNQYRDSVRKHYTELREGVREGLPTDLARPLSVGQRVIAIHPKTREIHDGSVLTVDHCRCRVQFDRHDLGVEFVTDIDCMPLYPFENMPAMLGRHTVAADKFLENFNELQINGRSKEYMKLSSSDILESSDGLSQLSPFADLSHSLKPTKVASAKANAQSKIVPGETASYQQTAQYQLNTVAPNQAKEADIEALAELTRALDKKEGTVLELRKMNDDVLKHQKDDVSLKDSESFQKQYAAVLVQLNEANEQVSSALHRLRLRNTYQGSSPLKFTKPVPCVGDSVDRSACQHHGAGSQVNEIIDSSKTKARILVDAAMQALSSLQVKEDSFEKIEEAIDYVNDHLPSDESCISSTPDSKVANSSDIEAQIPSELITRCIATLLMIQKCTERQSPPEDVAKILDSAVTILRPCSSQNLPIYDEIQKCMGIIKNQILALMPTVTQS from the exons ATGGGTCCACCAAGAAAATCAAGAAGCGTGAATAAAAGTTATTCTTATATTAATGATATATCACCTAGCAAGGATGGAGATAGTTCTAGAAGAAGCAATAATCGG AAAAGGAAGCTGTCTGGCATGCTTGGGTCTCAATGGAGCCAAGAAGAGCTCATCCGCTTTTATGAAGCTTATCGCAAGTATGGAAAAGATTGGAAAAAG GTGTCCGCTGCTGTGCGAAACAGATCTTTTGAAATGGTGGAGGCTCTTTATACTATGAACAGG GCTTATTTGTCGCTTCCTGAGGGAACTGCTTCTAAAGCTGGGCTTATTGCCATGATGACCGATCACTACAGCAATTTG GCTGGAAGTGACAGTGAACAAGAAAGCAATGATGGAGCAGGATCATCTCGAAAGACTCAGAAGCGTGCTCGTGGAAAAGTCCAGCCAACTATGCCTAAAGTAACCGATGAG AATTTGTTTCTCGATTCTCAGAATGTTGCATCGAATTATGGTTGCTTGTCATTGTTGAAGAAAAAACGAACTGGAG GAACTCGACCTCGTCCTGTTGGAAAAAGGACACCTAGGTTCCCTGTTTCATTTTCATGTGAAAATGACATTGGGGAAAAGTACCTTTCTCCAACCAGGCAAGGCTTGAAAATAAAAGCTAATGCTGATGATGATGAAGTTGCTCATGAAATAGCCATAGCTCTGGCAGAGGCATCACAGAGAGGTGGTTCTCCCCAGGTTTCTCGAACACCAAGTAGAAGAACTGAGAGTGTTATGTCATCACCTATTAGGAGTGCTCAGATAAAG AATTCTGTAGCAGAAATGCCTGATGCCAAGATTTGGGGTGAGGATATGGATGAAGAAGATTTAGAAGGAAGCACAGAAGGTGACACTGGAGAGCtgtttaagcataaacattctATGATGGAAACTGGAAGTATTAATACTGCAAGACAGCAGGAGAGAAATCTTGTAGGGAAAAAGTTTGAAGCTGATGGCAATAATGAGAATAACTTGGAGGACATCAAGGAAGAATGCAGTGGAACAGAGGAAGGTTTAAGATTAGGTGAAATGAAAGGAAAGTTTGATGTAGAGGTTACCGATGGTAAGATCATAAGGTCCTCTCTACCGAATCAGAGGAAAAAGAGTAAAAAGGTTCTTTTCAAAAGAG AGAATGAAGGTGCTGCCTTTGATGCTCTGAAAGCTCTGGCTGATTTGTCGCTGATGATGCCAACAGCAAACGAAGATG AGTCAATCATGCCATTTAAAGATGAAGATGGTGATCATTTTGATGAATCTGGTTTGTTAGAAGCTCGGCCGGCAAACCAGCAAAAAGAGAAACGTAGATCCTCTGGTGTTAGGATGAAAGGGTATAAACCAAGTCTTGGAGTTGCTTCTAGTAAAACAACAAAACCTGGAAAAGTCTCAGTTTATAATGAGAGTTCTGTTCCTGAAGAAGATCAAGATATTAGTCGGCTTGTCACCAAAAGTGTCAGAAAAAAACAAAGGATGCAGACATCTAAG attgagaAAATTGATGCTTATTCTGATATGCATCTGAGTGAATCGTCAGGAATCGAG GCTCAAGATGCGGGGAAGAAGTCAGCGAGTAAGAGTAAGAAAACTTCACATAGCAGTTCACCGAACTTGATGAAAATATCTGAAAATTCTTCTGGTGCTGTTCTACGAAAAGAAGGGAGTGATTCAGCTCAATCAGCCATACAGGATCCTCTTGATAAACAGGTTAACTTGGCCACAAAAGTTAGGAGCAGGCGTAAGATGAACCTCAAAAAATCACAGgctcaaaaagatttgaaattttgtGATAAAATTCAAAGTGATCACAGTAATACATATTTGGCTTCATTTCACGACAAAGCAAATCTTAAG GGAAAACTATCTAATTGCTTGGTGAATTCACGTCTAAGGAGATGGTGTACATGTGAATGGCTTTACAGTGCCATTGATTCTCCTTGGTTTGCAAAAAGGGAGTTTGTTGAATATTTGTATCATGTTGGATTGGGTCATGTTCCAAGATTAACTCGTGCAGAGTGGGGCGTCATTAGAAG TTCTCTTGGTAGACCACGGCGATTTTCAGAGCAGTTCCTGGAGGAAGAGAAGGAGAAGCTTAATCAATACAGGGATTCTGTAAGAAAACACTACACTGAACTTCGTGAAGGTGTCAGGGAAGGACTGCCGACAGATCTTGCAAGGCCTTTGTCAGTAGGACAGCGTGTTATAGCTATCCATCCAAAAACAAGGGAGATTCACGACGGAAGTGTGCTAACTGTCGATCACTGTAGGTGCCGGGTTCAATTTGACCGTCATGATCTGGGGGTTGAATTCGTCACG GATATTGACTGCATGCCTTTATATCCTTTTGAGAATATGCCTGCTATGCTTGGGCGACATACAGTTGCTGCTGATAAGtttcttgaaaatttcaatGAATTACAAATAAATGGGCGATCAAAAGAATACATGAAGCTTTCTTCCAGTGACATTCTTGAAAGCAGTGATGGTCTCTCTCAATTGTCTCCATTCGCTGATCTTTCCCATTCACTGAAGCCGACTAAG GTAGCTTCTGCAAAGGCTAATGCGCAGTCAAAGATTGTACCTGGTGAAACTGCCTCTTACCAACAGACAGCTCAATATCAGCTTAATACAGTTGCTCCGAACCAGGCAAAGGAAGCTGACATTGAAGCTCTTGCTGAACTGACTCGTGCTCTTGATAAGAAG GAAGGAACAGTTCTTGAGTTAAGGAAGATGAACGATGATGTGTTAAAACATCAAAAAGATGATGTCTCTTTGAAGGACTCAGAGTCGTTCCAAAAGCAATATGCTGCAGTGCTTGTACAGTTGAATGAAGCCAATGAACAG GTTTCTTCAGCTTTACATCGCTTGAGATTACGCAACACATATCAAGGAAGCAGTCCGCTTAAATTTACAAAGCCTGTCCCCTGCGTGGGTGATTCTGTTGACCGTTCTGCATGCCAACATCACGGAGCTGGATCGCAAGTGAATGAAATCATTGATAGCTCCAAGACCAAAGCTCGTATCTTGGTAGATGCAGCTATGCAG GCGCTGTCATCCCTGCAAGTTAAAGAAGACTCCTTCGAGAAAATCGAGGAAGCTATTGATTATGTAAACGATCATCTTCCATCCGATGAATCCTGCATTTCCTCG ACACCTGATTCAAAAGTGGCAAATTCTTCCGACATTGAAGCACAAATTCCTTCGGAATTGATCACTCGATGCATAGCTACTTTACTTATGATACAG AAGTGTACCGAAAGACAATCCCCTCCAGAAGATGTAGCGAAAATACTAGATTCTGCTGTCACGATCTTACGGCCCTGCAGTTCGCAAAATCTCCCAATCTATGATGAAATACAGAAGTGCATGGGTATCATCAAGAACCAAATATTGGCACTAATGCCAACTGTGACACAATCCTAG